A stretch of DNA from Alkalidesulfovibrio alkalitolerans DSM 16529:
GAAACCCCGCTTAGCCAGTGGCACGCGCAGCACGGCGCCAAGATGGTCGATTTCGCCGGCTGGTCCATGCCGGTGCAATACGAGGGCATCATCAAGGAGCACGAACACACCCGCACACAAGCCTCGATCTTCGACATCTGCCACATGGGCGAGTTCCTGATCTCCGGACGAGGCGCGCGCGACGCACTCGACCAAATTCTGACCCACAATCTCGCGACCTTGGAACCGGGGAAGTGCCGCTACGGTTTCATGCTCAACGAACGCGCCGGGATTCTCGACGACCTCATCATCTACTGTCTGGCCCCAGACAACTACATGCTCGTGGTCAACGGAGCATGTGAGGCAAGCGATTTCAAGTGGCTCGAGGAGCGTCTTCCCGAAAGCGTGCACATCGCCAACATTTCTTCCTTCACGGCTAAGATCGATCTGCAGGGCCCCGAATCCCTCAAGGCTCTGGAGCAGGTTCTCGGCGGGAAATGGGGACACCTGAAGTATTTCAATTTCGAGGAGACTACCTACGAAGGCGACAAGCTCTACGTCTCGCGCACCGGTTACACGGGCGAACTGGGGTACGAGTTCTATCTGACCTGGAACAAGGCTCAGGCCCTTTGGGAGGCGCTTGCCGCAGTGCCGTTTGTTCGCCCGGCCGGGCTTGGCGCACGCGACACATTGCGCCTCGAACTGGGGTATCCCCTGTACGGCCAGGACCTCGACGAGGATCATACCCCCGTCGAGGCGGGCTATGGCTTTCTTATGGGCAAGGAGACGCCTTTCGTCGGCAAGGAGTCGCTTCGCGCGGTGCGCGAAAAGCTCGTGGCTCTGGCCATCGACGGCCGCCGCGCCGCTCGCCACGGCGATGCGGTGCTCACCGTCGGCGGCAAGGAATGCGGCCTGGTGACCAGCGGCGCGTTTGCGCCGTCCCTGGGCCATGCCGTGGCTCTGGCCTACGTCTCGGCCGAATTCGCCGAACGCGAGGCCTTCGTCATCCGCGCCGCGCGGGCCGAATTGCCCGCCAAGAGGACCGAGTTGCCCTTCTACCGCAACGGCACGGCGAGGGCCAAGACCTCCTGACGTCGCCATGGCCCGGATCGACGGCTTCCATCTCCCGCCCGAGGCGTGGCGCGAGCCCTACACCCTCGAAGGTGGCGAGGCGCGCCATCTGCTGACCGTGCTCAGGGCGCGGCCCGGCACGCGGGTGCGGCTTTTCGACGGCTGCGGCCGAGAAGGCCTTTTTGAACTGATCTCGGGCCGAAAGGACGTCGCCCGGCTCGCGCCTCTCGAAATCCGCAACGTCGAGAGACCGACCTCGCGCCTGACGATCGCCCTGGGATTCTCCAAAGCGGGCCGCCGGGACTGGCTCCTAGAGAAGGCCGTGGAGCTTCAGGTCGGCGAGATCGTCTTCTGGCAGGCCGCGCACAGCCAGGGACGCCTGCCGGAAACGGTCAAGCGGACCTGGCGGGAGACGTGCATCGCCGCAGCCAAGCAGTGTGGCGCAGTCTGGCTGCCGGAGATCACCCTTCTTTCCTCGGGCGCGGCCGCCGTGGCCGAGGCGGGCAAGGTGCACGGCTCCCGGTTGCTGCTTTGGGAAAAGGAAACGAAGATCGTCCTTTCGCAGGACGACCTCGCAGGCAGCGTTTTCGCCGTCATCGGCCCGGAGGGTGGGCTTGCCGAGGCCGAGGCCCGGACATTCATGGATGCGGGCTTCGCCAGTCGGCACCTCGGCCCGTCCATTCTCCGGCTTGAGACGGCCGCCCTTCTCGTCATGGGACTTCATTACCATGCGCGCATTGTGCAGCCGGAAACATCATGAAGATCGAACTCGCTTCCGACGCCCCCCTGGCCGAACGCCTCCGCCCGAAAAGCGTCGAAGAATTCATCGGGCAGAAGCATCTGCGCGGCAGACTTTCGACCATGGCCGCAGGCGGGCGGCTGCCGAGCATGCTGCTCTTTGGCCCTCCGGGCTGCGGCAAATCGACCATCGCCATCCTCCTGGCCAAGGCCACGGGGCTGCCGTTTCGCCGCCTCTCTGCGCCCGAGACCGGGCTTGCCGCCCTGCGCAAGGAGATCCAGGGCTTCCGCGTCCTCATCCTGGACGAATTGCACCGCTACTCCAAGGCGCAGCAGGACTTCTTCCTGCCCATCCTGGAATCCGGCGAACTGACGCTTCTGGCCACGACCACGGAGAACCCGTCGTTCTCGGTCACGCGCCAGCTCCTTTCCCGGCTGCACGTACTCAAACTGCGCGCCCTGGAGCAGGACGAACTCCTTGAAGTCGCCAAGCGCGGCGCGGCAGCCTTGAACCTCGATCTTTCCGAGGAGTCGCTGGAGCTTCTGGCCAGCATGTCCGGCGGCGACGCGCGCACGCTCCTCAATCTCATCGAATACGCGGCCAAACTGCCGCCTGAGAAGCTGGTCCCCGCGGAACTGGCCAAGACCCTGCCGGAAATGGTCATCCGGGGCGATCGGGGCGGCGATTCGCACTACGAACTGGCCTCGGCCATGATCAAGTCCATACGCGGCTCGGACCCGGACGCTGCCCTGTATTATCTGGCCTGCATGCTGGAGTCGGGCGAAGATCCGCGCTTCGTCTGCCGCCGTCTGATCCTTTCGGCCTCCGAGGACATCGGGCTGGCCGACCCCTACGCCCTGCCGCTGGCCGTGAGCACGCAGCAGGCTGTGGAAATGGTGGGCATGCCCGAGGGGTTCATCCCCTTGGCCGAATGCACGGTCTATCTGGCGCTCGCGCCCAAGAGCAATTCCACCTACGCGGCCTATCTGGCCGTGCAGCAGGAGGTGCGGCGCGACGGGCCCCGGCCGGTGCCCCTGCATCTGCGTAACGCCGCTACAAAGCTTCAAAAAGACTGGGGGTTCGGCCGGGGCTACAAGTATCCCCACGCCTTTCCCGAAGGCTGGGCCGACCAGGAGTACCTGCCCCAGGACATCTCCGGCCGCCGCTTCTACCACCCCAGGGAGCACGGCATGGAGCCCAAGATCAATCTCTGGTATCAGAAGGTGCTGAAGATGAAGGCCGGGCGCGGCAAGCCGCCCTCCCCGCCGGACAAGGGCCGGTCCTCGTAGCAAACAGGCGATGATTTCGATGCGAGGCAAGCGAGGCGTGAAAATCCCGCGCTGGCTGCGTTGCCGCAAAGAATCCAACCCCCTCGCGTATCTGTAATACGCATCGGGTGTGGATTCTTTTTGCGCCTTGCCCTCGCGGTTTTTGACGCCTCGCCTGAAAGACAACTCCAGCAGCGGAATAAGCAAGTAATTTTGGATTGATAAGCATCACGAGCTTGTTGACAAACCCTTTTCCAGCCTGGTTTCATCGTCGCACCGGCGTCGGTTTTGCCAGCTATGATTTTGATGCGAATCGCGGGGTCCAGGGGCCCCAGCGGCGCTTTTTTCAACGGCCCGCCAATCCGTACTGCTTACGCCATTCGTCCAGGAAGAGGATCGTCGTGTCCAGCGGCGAGAGCTTTCCCTGCTGCCCGCGCACGGCCCATACGAGATCATCGAAGGACGCCTCGCCCGAGAGCCCGAGGCGTTCGCGCAGCGCGGCGAGTTCGCGACGCAGATCCTCGGGCAGCGCGGCCTCCACTGCGTCGCCAGGCCGTTCGCGCTCCTTGGGCCAGCCGGTCAGGCGTTCGGCGCAAAAATCGAGCAGCGTTTGCATGCGCGCGTCGTAGGTGTGCTCGGCCAGGACCCGCGCCCTGGCCCGCGCGGCGATGGCTGTCCGTTCGTCCTCGTGGGCCAGGTAATGGACGATTTTTTCTTTCATCTCCGCCAGTGAGGCGAAGCGGACCACCTCGTCGACCGCGAATGCCTCGTCCATGAGCGAGCGGCTATCCGTGAGTTGGAACGCCCCGCAGGCGGCAAGCTCAAAAGTCCGGGGATTGACGAAGTCGCCGTTTGTCACCAGCCGTTCGGGATCGATGCTGGAGTGCAGGTTCAGGTTGATCTTCGAGGCGTTGAAGATCTTCACGCACTCCTCGGAACTCACCCGGCGGCCGCCTTCCTGCACGTACGGGGCGAGCACGGGGTCGCCGTCCCATTCGTTGCCCCAAATCTTAAAGTCATGGTTCAAGAGTTGCCGAAAAGCCACGCGCCGATTGGGATAGCCCGCTCCCATGAAGGACAGGTCCGAGCCGAACCTGCGCCGTTCCTGGGGTGTGAGGTCGAGCGGCGCGTGAAATGTGGGATCGGCGGCCAAGGGCAGGTAGAGGTGGTTCGGCTGGCCGATCTTCTCCAATTCCTCGCCGAAAGGCTCTTTCTGGATGACTGCGAAGACATCGTAGAGCGGCGCGAAGGCCTGCCAGTAGGTGAAGAGACGAAAATCCTCCACAAACCACATGGCCGTGGGGATGCCCAGGCTCTTGAACTTTTTCAGGGCCTGGCGGGAGAGCGGCGCCTGGGCCATGGCCAGCACCATGTCAGGAGCGAAGGTCTCGGCCTTGGCCACCACGGCTTGGGCCACGAGTTGCAAATAGGAGTTCTGGAGATAATCCAGCTTGTCGCCCGCGACCTTCAGGTTGCGCAGGGCGAGGTAGGTGGGCTGGAAATCCGGCGACTCCACCGTCTCCACCAGATGCCCCAGGCGGGAGAGCGCCGAGGCGCAGAAGCGGCCCACGGGCAGGGAGCCGCCGTACAGCGGCAGGACGAGCAGGATGCGCAACGATCGGTTCATGTCACTCGCTCGCAAGAGGTCGGTTCATATCCGGGCCACCGAGCCAATCGCGCTCGAGCAGCATCTCGCCCGCCAGGCCGTGCGCCGATGGTTCGCCTGACGCGTCGAGGCCAGCGTGGCGGGCCATGAAGGCGCGAAAGGCTCTTCGCTCCGCGGCCTGGGGAATCCGTCCCGAGAAGGACGCGAAGTCCACGCCCAAGGGGTCGAGCACGGAGCGCAGCCCAACGAGACCGGGCAAGGGCTCTGCCTCGTGCCGCACCAGGGCCTTGAGAAACGACGGATCGGCAAAGGGAGAACGGCAGGCCACGTTTTCGTGGCAGGGCCGCGACTCCACGCAGGGCGAGCAGTCGGCCACGGCCTGCCAGACCGTGTGCCCCTCGCCGTAGGGCCCGGTCTCGAAGGCCCAGGCTGAGGACAGGAACGTGGCCGTGACCGGCGTGCCCAGGTGCGCGGCCAGGTGCATGGTCCCGGTGTCCGGGGTCAGCAGCGTGTCGAGCCCGGAGACGATCTCGATCAGCCCGGCCCAATCCGTCCGGCCCGCGAGGTTTTGGGCCGCGCCGCGCGCGATCCTCGGGATGTGGGCCAGAACTTCCTCGCCCGCTCGACGTTCGCCCGGTCCGCCCAAAAGCACCAGCCGCCCCCTGCCCTTGGCGCTCCACAGCGCCCCAGCCACGGGACCGAGGATTTCGGGCGGCAGGGAGCGACGCTGACTCCTGCCCGCGAGCACCACGCCCACGCCGCCGCCCTTGGGCTCGGCGGGCGGGTTGACCTCGGCGGGCGGAAGCGGGCACGGCGCGTGCATGGCCCAGAAGTCCACCAGATTCAAGCCGTGGGTCGTACGCCGCCGCGCGGCGCGAAAGGCCATGTCCGCCCAGGCGTCTCGCGTCTCCTGGCCGTTTTGCGCCGCATAGCCGCGCACACGGCCAGGGTCGAAGAGCCGGGCCAGGGCGAAGTTGAGTCCCGAGAAGTTCAGATTGAAGACGGCATCGAAATCGAGCCCCGCAAGGCCTGCCATGACCGGCAGGTTGAAGGCCGCGATCTCGGCCGCCCCCTGGCCCCTGGAAAGACCCGTTGCGTGCGCCCGGACCGGGTGGGTCGCGACGCCGGGAAAGACGAGCCCGGCCAGCTCGTCGAGCGAACGGTCCAGGCACAGATGCACCTCGCCGCGCCGCATAAGCGTCGCGATCAGGCGCTTGGTCTGCACGAGATCGCCGAAGCGGGCGAGCTGGATGACGAGGAATCGTTGCTTCACGTCCGGGAGGGGCTGAGGTTCATCGGAACTCCTACCGCATTCGCCCGGCCTGGGCAAGAAAGCACGGTTTCATTTACTCCCGGCGCGCCTTCTGGTAAGGGGAATACCCTTATGCGCTACTACCCCATCTTCGTTAATCTGACGGACAAGGACTGCCTGGTCGTGGGCGCGGGCGGCGTCGGCCGCCGCAAGATCGCCTCCCTGGCCGAGCGCGGACCCCGCTCCGTGCTCGTGGTGGATACCCGTCCTCCTTCCGAGGAGATGGCCTCCCTGCTCGACAACCCCGTCATCCGCTACGAGACGCGCGGGTTTCGCGACGAGGACGTGGAGGGCAAGTTCATCGTCATCGCCTCCACGGACAACGAGGAGCTGAACTGGCGCGTCTCTAACCTCTGCCGCGAGCGCGGCATCCTGTGCAACATCGTGGACCAGCCGGAAAAGTGTAGCTTCATCGTCCCGGCCGTGGTGCAGAAGGGCGACCTGACCCTGGCCATCTCCACCGGCGGATCGAGCCCCGCCCTGGCCAAGAAGATCCGCCGCGACCTGCAGGATTATTTCGGCTCCCACTACGGCGACTTCCTGATCCTCATGGCCCGCCTGCGGCCGCACGTCCTGGGGCTGGCCCGGGGCACGGAGCACAACACCGCCCTGTTCCGCGACATCGTGGGCTCACCGCTCATGGAATGCCTGGAGAGCGGGGACGAAGCACAGGCCAGGAGCATCCTCGCAGCCCATCTGCCGCAGGAACTGCACGGCCGCATCGACGAGGTGCTCGATGGCCTTTTTTGATCTCATGCATTGGATCGTCTTCGTCTGCTATCTGGCGGGCACGATCAGCGTTATCGCGGGCTTCGTCGGGCAAAAGCCCTCGGCCCTGCGGTTTTGCGCCCTGATCACGGGCCTTGGGCTTTTCGTGCACACGCTCGATCTCGGCGTCTGGCTTTCGGGCGACTTCAAGAGCGCCCCGGCGGCCTTCTATATGAGCCTCTTGTCGTGGGTCGTGCTGGTGGTCTTCGCTACCCTGTGGCGGCTCGTTCGAGTCTCGTTCCTGGGGCTTGCGGCCACACCGCTGGCCTTCCTTCTCTTTTCGGCATCCTTCGCCTTCAGCGGCCTGACCGTGGCCGTTCCCAAGCAATACGCCACCTTCTTCTGGATCGTGCATATCGGCTCGCTCTACATCTCCATGGGCCTTCTGGCCATGGCCTTCGGCGCGGGGCTGGCCTTCCAATACATGGAGCAGGCCATCAAGTCGAAGGCCAAACTCTCGGGCTTCACGCACCAGATGCCGAGCCTAAATACTTTGGACGGCGTCAACCGGCTGGCCTCCCTGCTCGGCTTTCCACTCTACACCATGGGGCTGCTCTCCGGGTTCGTTTGGTCGGCCATGGCGCGCAAGATCGTCTTTACGGGCCACCCGCGCGAGATCCTGGCTCTGGCAGCCTGGCTGCTTTTCGCCTTCCTTTTCCATCAACGCTTCGTCCAGGGCTGGCAGGGCAAGAAACCAGCCCGTCTGGCCATCTGGCTCTTCGTCTTCATCGTCGGCTCCATGCTGGCCGTGAACTGGCTTTTTCCCATGCACCACAGCCTCGTCGATCCAACGTAGCAAGCCGTGAAACACGATATCCACCTCATAGGGCTGAACCACAAAACCGCGGCCGTCGAAATCCGCGAACGTTTCGCCCTTTCCGACAAGCCGGATTTCGCCCGCACCCTGGTCGACGGGCCGGTCAGCGAGGCCATGGCCCTGTCCACCTGCAACCGTGTCGAAATCCTGGCCGTAGGGCAGGAAGGCACGGACATCGTCGGCCACGTTCTCGCACACTGGGCCGGGGTCTGCGGCCAGCCAGTCGATGATCTTCGCTCCGCCGTCTATACCCACACGAACCTCGGGGCCGTGCGCCACATCTTCACCGTGGCCTCAAGCCTCGATTCCATGGTCGTGGGCGAGCCGCAGATCCTTGGCCAACTCAAGGACGCCTACCGCGCCGCCCTGGCCCAGGGAACGGCCCGGGTCATCGTCAACCGCCTGCTGCACAAGGCGTTTTTCGTGGCCAAGCGCGTCCGTTCCGAAACCGAAATCGCCTCCAGCGCGGTCTCCATCAGCTACGCGGCCGTCGAACTCGCCAAGAAAATCTTCGGCGAGCTTTCGGGCATGCGGGCCATGCTCGTGGGCGCGGGCGAGATGGCCGAACTGGCTGCCCAGAATCTGTTGAACGCGGGCATCGCGCACATCACGGTGGCCAACCGCACCCTCGCGCGAGCCCAGGAACTGGCCACGCGTTTCAAGGGCACGCCCATCGCCATCGAGGAGATGTACGACCACCTCCCGGACACGGACATCATCATCAGTTCCACGGGCTCGCCCACGGCCGTGATCCGGGCGAAGGACGTGCGCGAGGTATTGCGCAAGCGCCGCAACCGCTCCATGTTCTTCATCGACATCGCCGTGCCGCGCGACATCGACCCCGACGTGAACCAGTTGGACAACGTCTATCTCTACGACATCGACGACCTGAAAGAGGTCGTGGAGGAGAACATGGCCCAGCGCCAGGGAGAGGCCACGCGCGCCTTGACCATCGTGGATGCGGAGACGTCGGGCTTCGCCCTTTGGCTGGCCTCGCTCGACCTGCATCCCACCATCCGCGACCTCATGGCGCAAGGCGAGGATCTGGCCCGGCGCGAACTGGCCAAGACCCTGCGCCGCCTGGGGCCGGACACGGACGAACGGGTCGTGCGATGTATCGAGACGCTGGCCCTCTCCGTGGCCCAGAAGCTCTACCACGAGCCCATCTGCTTCCTGAAACGCCGGGCTCAGGAAGAAGGCGGGGCCGAACATTTCATCGACCTCTCGCGGCGCATGTTCAACCTGGACAGCGAGCGCGTGCCGCCCGACGCCCACGCCGACCGCAAACCGAAATCCATAGATGACGACAACGGCGCGTGCGCCTCAGACGAGACCGAGGATTGAGATGCGTTGGTACGTGATCGACGAGTTGACGCGCGAGGACGCCTCGCGCATCGACCAGGCTTTGAGCGCCAGGGAAGACATGAAGAGCCCGCTCGAAGGGCTGTACTACCTGAGTGTGCCGCATGAACTGCTCTCCGAGGAGCAAAAAGCCCACGCGGACGAATGCGGCCCGCACGTCATGGGCCTTGAGACGGACACGGACTTCGTGCGCTTGGAGCTTTTGGTGCGCGCCCGAGGCCGCATGCGCTGCTCGTGCGTGCACTACGCAAGCCCCGAGGCCCGCGCCTGGGCCATCAACTACGTGGACGCCTTCATCCGGGAGTTGGACATCCCGGTTTAGCAGGCCGGGAGGCCTTGTGCCCCTTTTCCCCGATCCGCCCGCAACACTTCAGGAACTGGCTCCGCGCTGGGCGCACTTTTGCCTTGGCGTGCAGCGGTTCGTCGAGGAGGAACTCGGCGCAAGGCTGCGCGGCAAGACGCTTCTGATCGCCTTTTCCGGGGGACTGGATTCCACCGCCCTTCTGGCCTGCTTCTCCTTTCTCGCGCCCAGGCTCGACGCGGCCCTGCGCGCCGTCCACCTGGACCACGGCCTGCGCGCGGCCTCGGCCGACGACGCGGCCCATTGCCGCGCGGTCTGCGAGGCCTTCGGCGTTCCGCTTCATGAGGCCTGCGAGGAAGTGGCCGCTTTGGCCGCGCGCGAGAAGCTGGGCATCGAGGACGCCGGACGCCGCGCCCGGCTGGCGCTTTACGAACGAGTGCGCCGCGAGACCGGCGCGGCCTTCGTGCTCCTTGGCCACCAACTCGACGAACTGGCCGAGGATCAAGTCATGCGCCTCATGCGCGGCGCGGGCTGGCCCGAACTCGGCGGCATGCCCGCCATCGACCCCGAACGCGCCCTCCTGCGCCCTTTGCTCCTGACGCCCAAGGCGGAATTGCGGGCCTTTGCGCAATACCTGGACGTGCCTTGGCGCGAGGACGAGAGCAACGCCGACCAAGCCTTTTTGCGCAACCGCGTGCGGGCGCGCATGCTGCCACTGCTTGTGGAGGAGAACCCCAGCTATCTGGAGGCCGCAGCGCGGCTGTGGCGGCTGGCCCGCCTGGACCAGGGCCATCTCGCCGGGCTGATGGCGGATCACGAGGCGCATGCCCTGTCCGACGGCGAGAGTCTGCTGCTGTCCCGTGCCTCCCTCGACGCGCTTCACCCTTCCCTGCGCCTGCGTTTGTGCAAGCGGGCCTTGGAGCGCCTCGGGCCAGGGCAGGCGCGCATGGACAATTTGCTCGACCTCGAACGCGCCTACGCCGAGGGCCGCATTGGGGCCGCGGTGCGCTTTCCCGGCGACAAGGAAGCTCTCGTCACGCGCGAAGGCATCGCCTTTGGTCGCGTGCGTCGGGAAGGCGGCTGACGTTCTTGTGAAGAGCGGCACGTCCTTCGACTCCTTCTCTTTACACACGTTCGCGACGTTGACAGGGAGGGAGTGAAGGAGTAGACAGAACCACTTTGTGAAAATTTCCACAGGAGGACGCGATGAATATCCTGATCTTCGGCCCCAACGGCAGCGGCAAGGGAACGCAGGGTTCCCTGGCGAAGAAAAAGTACGATCTCGACCACATCGAGTCCGGGGCCATCTTCCGTCAGCACATCGGCGGCGGCACCGAACTGGGCAAAAAGGCCAAGGAATACATCGACCGCGGCGAGCTGGTGCCCGACGACATCACCATCCCCATGGTTCTCGACGTGCT
This window harbors:
- the gcvT gene encoding glycine cleavage system aminomethyltransferase GcvT, which produces MSPLKETPLSQWHAQHGAKMVDFAGWSMPVQYEGIIKEHEHTRTQASIFDICHMGEFLISGRGARDALDQILTHNLATLEPGKCRYGFMLNERAGILDDLIIYCLAPDNYMLVVNGACEASDFKWLEERLPESVHIANISSFTAKIDLQGPESLKALEQVLGGKWGHLKYFNFEETTYEGDKLYVSRTGYTGELGYEFYLTWNKAQALWEALAAVPFVRPAGLGARDTLRLELGYPLYGQDLDEDHTPVEAGYGFLMGKETPFVGKESLRAVREKLVALAIDGRRAARHGDAVLTVGGKECGLVTSGAFAPSLGHAVALAYVSAEFAEREAFVIRAARAELPAKRTELPFYRNGTARAKTS
- a CDS encoding RsmE family RNA methyltransferase, with the translated sequence MARIDGFHLPPEAWREPYTLEGGEARHLLTVLRARPGTRVRLFDGCGREGLFELISGRKDVARLAPLEIRNVERPTSRLTIALGFSKAGRRDWLLEKAVELQVGEIVFWQAAHSQGRLPETVKRTWRETCIAAAKQCGAVWLPEITLLSSGAAAVAEAGKVHGSRLLLWEKETKIVLSQDDLAGSVFAVIGPEGGLAEAEARTFMDAGFASRHLGPSILRLETAALLVMGLHYHARIVQPETS
- a CDS encoding replication-associated recombination protein A, whose protein sequence is MKIELASDAPLAERLRPKSVEEFIGQKHLRGRLSTMAAGGRLPSMLLFGPPGCGKSTIAILLAKATGLPFRRLSAPETGLAALRKEIQGFRVLILDELHRYSKAQQDFFLPILESGELTLLATTTENPSFSVTRQLLSRLHVLKLRALEQDELLEVAKRGAAALNLDLSEESLELLASMSGGDARTLLNLIEYAAKLPPEKLVPAELAKTLPEMVIRGDRGGDSHYELASAMIKSIRGSDPDAALYYLACMLESGEDPRFVCRRLILSASEDIGLADPYALPLAVSTQQAVEMVGMPEGFIPLAECTVYLALAPKSNSTYAAYLAVQQEVRRDGPRPVPLHLRNAATKLQKDWGFGRGYKYPHAFPEGWADQEYLPQDISGRRFYHPREHGMEPKINLWYQKVLKMKAGRGKPPSPPDKGRSS
- a CDS encoding CgeB family protein, giving the protein MNRSLRILLVLPLYGGSLPVGRFCASALSRLGHLVETVESPDFQPTYLALRNLKVAGDKLDYLQNSYLQLVAQAVVAKAETFAPDMVLAMAQAPLSRQALKKFKSLGIPTAMWFVEDFRLFTYWQAFAPLYDVFAVIQKEPFGEELEKIGQPNHLYLPLAADPTFHAPLDLTPQERRRFGSDLSFMGAGYPNRRVAFRQLLNHDFKIWGNEWDGDPVLAPYVQEGGRRVSSEECVKIFNASKINLNLHSSIDPERLVTNGDFVNPRTFELAACGAFQLTDSRSLMDEAFAVDEVVRFASLAEMKEKIVHYLAHEDERTAIAARARARVLAEHTYDARMQTLLDFCAERLTGWPKERERPGDAVEAALPEDLRRELAALRERLGLSGEASFDDLVWAVRGQQGKLSPLDTTILFLDEWRKQYGLAGR
- a CDS encoding glycosyltransferase family 9 protein — encoded protein: MKQRFLVIQLARFGDLVQTKRLIATLMRRGEVHLCLDRSLDELAGLVFPGVATHPVRAHATGLSRGQGAAEIAAFNLPVMAGLAGLDFDAVFNLNFSGLNFALARLFDPGRVRGYAAQNGQETRDAWADMAFRAARRRTTHGLNLVDFWAMHAPCPLPPAEVNPPAEPKGGGVGVVLAGRSQRRSLPPEILGPVAGALWSAKGRGRLVLLGGPGERRAGEEVLAHIPRIARGAAQNLAGRTDWAGLIEIVSGLDTLLTPDTGTMHLAAHLGTPVTATFLSSAWAFETGPYGEGHTVWQAVADCSPCVESRPCHENVACRSPFADPSFLKALVRHEAEPLPGLVGLRSVLDPLGVDFASFSGRIPQAAERRAFRAFMARHAGLDASGEPSAHGLAGEMLLERDWLGGPDMNRPLASE
- a CDS encoding precorrin-2 dehydrogenase/sirohydrochlorin ferrochelatase family protein produces the protein MRYYPIFVNLTDKDCLVVGAGGVGRRKIASLAERGPRSVLVVDTRPPSEEMASLLDNPVIRYETRGFRDEDVEGKFIVIASTDNEELNWRVSNLCRERGILCNIVDQPEKCSFIVPAVVQKGDLTLAISTGGSSPALAKKIRRDLQDYFGSHYGDFLILMARLRPHVLGLARGTEHNTALFRDIVGSPLMECLESGDEAQARSILAAHLPQELHGRIDEVLDGLF
- the ccsA gene encoding cytochrome c biogenesis protein CcsA, yielding MAFFDLMHWIVFVCYLAGTISVIAGFVGQKPSALRFCALITGLGLFVHTLDLGVWLSGDFKSAPAAFYMSLLSWVVLVVFATLWRLVRVSFLGLAATPLAFLLFSASFAFSGLTVAVPKQYATFFWIVHIGSLYISMGLLAMAFGAGLAFQYMEQAIKSKAKLSGFTHQMPSLNTLDGVNRLASLLGFPLYTMGLLSGFVWSAMARKIVFTGHPREILALAAWLLFAFLFHQRFVQGWQGKKPARLAIWLFVFIVGSMLAVNWLFPMHHSLVDPT
- the hemA gene encoding glutamyl-tRNA reductase, with protein sequence MKHDIHLIGLNHKTAAVEIRERFALSDKPDFARTLVDGPVSEAMALSTCNRVEILAVGQEGTDIVGHVLAHWAGVCGQPVDDLRSAVYTHTNLGAVRHIFTVASSLDSMVVGEPQILGQLKDAYRAALAQGTARVIVNRLLHKAFFVAKRVRSETEIASSAVSISYAAVELAKKIFGELSGMRAMLVGAGEMAELAAQNLLNAGIAHITVANRTLARAQELATRFKGTPIAIEEMYDHLPDTDIIISSTGSPTAVIRAKDVREVLRKRRNRSMFFIDIAVPRDIDPDVNQLDNVYLYDIDDLKEVVEENMAQRQGEATRALTIVDAETSGFALWLASLDLHPTIRDLMAQGEDLARRELAKTLRRLGPDTDERVVRCIETLALSVAQKLYHEPICFLKRRAQEEGGAEHFIDLSRRMFNLDSERVPPDAHADRKPKSIDDDNGACASDETED
- the tilS gene encoding tRNA lysidine(34) synthetase TilS — its product is MPLFPDPPATLQELAPRWAHFCLGVQRFVEEELGARLRGKTLLIAFSGGLDSTALLACFSFLAPRLDAALRAVHLDHGLRAASADDAAHCRAVCEAFGVPLHEACEEVAALAAREKLGIEDAGRRARLALYERVRRETGAAFVLLGHQLDELAEDQVMRLMRGAGWPELGGMPAIDPERALLRPLLLTPKAELRAFAQYLDVPWREDESNADQAFLRNRVRARMLPLLVEENPSYLEAAARLWRLARLDQGHLAGLMADHEAHALSDGESLLLSRASLDALHPSLRLRLCKRALERLGPGQARMDNLLDLERAYAEGRIGAAVRFPGDKEALVTREGIAFGRVRREGG